One genomic region from Apium graveolens cultivar Ventura unplaced genomic scaffold, ASM990537v1 ctg8013, whole genome shotgun sequence encodes:
- the LOC141704577 gene encoding mRNA export factor GLE1-like — protein sequence VPQTMEILLAELNRVCIYSVPKYMSYSESVFKTKETYNKAIGYQEEDGKLGNSDTYVERVRSCMKLYGALVQTEAKGVKNPHGIEEGWAWMARFLNALPANLYTVISLQAFIEV from the exons GTTCCACAAACCATGGAAATTCTTCTTGCTGAATTAAACAGGGTCTGCATATACAGTGTTCCAAAGTATATGAGTTACTCTGAGTCAGTATTTAAAACAAAAGAAACTTACAACAAAGCCATTGGATATCAAGAAGAAGATGGAAAGCTTGGAAACAGTGATACATATGTAGAACGAGTGAGGTCATGTATGAAGCTATATGGAGCACTTGTTCAG ACAGAAGCTAAAGGAGTTAAGAACCCACATGGAATTGAAGAAGGCTGGGCATGGATGGCCAGATTTTTGAATGCTCTTCCAGCCAATTTATACACTGTTATTTCATTGCAGGCCTTTATTGAAGTATGA